Proteins encoded by one window of Hylaeus volcanicus isolate JK05 chromosome 7, UHH_iyHylVolc1.0_haploid, whole genome shotgun sequence:
- the LOC128880207 gene encoding vacuolar protein sorting-associated protein 52 homolog — MSGETNIFNDNVVQLPQDLGDDVVQEVLKTGTDLRQYSRQIEKELKEVENKSIQDYIKESENIASLHNQIAACDNILEKMELMLMSFQLDLGSISSEILFLQRKSIAMSQQLSNRQIIRGPLSQFIEDMTVSEALIAGIMDYPVTEKEFLTQLQTLNHKINFVKEQTFKEAKSCLDVKDILEKLKVKAMAKIRTYLLEQIYKFRKPMTNYQVPQNNMLKYKFFFEFILANERNVAEEICGEYVSTMSKIYFSYFKSYSSRLMKLQFEEGATKDDLMGVEDTVGRGIFHKTTLKNRGTVFSIGNRGDVLTSQLEAPIIVPHTASKTKYHYEALFRSEQYALVDNACREYLFLTEFFKVRGTQAMDIFNQVMAKTLNLMVKNLQSFVDDCYDTIALFLCLHLVMRYQLTCHKRAVPALDKYWDNMNSVIWPRFEYVFQLNIQSIKDCDPLKLNKETGPHYITRRYAEFSAAMISVVEGFPCEGAIQLLAELREAVQCFLLRMATIFPNRIEQLVFLINNYDLVLGVLMERTRDNSKEAESFRDQLNARSAEYVEEVLNPYFGGIIQLVKESEVLIEKGQTEDLKKQEGKALGLVQSFTNNWKRALEEINREVLNSFPSLVLGTALVQRAMTQLVQYYHRFHNTLPLNARTQLTNIHHIKVEIKKYNANNILNVVSPK, encoded by the exons ATGTCAGGCGAGactaatattttcaacgaCAATGTTGTACAATTGCCACAAGATCTCGGAGACGATGTTGTCCAGGAAGTTTTGAAGACTGGCACGGATTTGCGACAATATTCCAGGCAGATCGAGAAAGAATTAAAGGAAGTCGAGAATAAATCTATTCAGGATTATATAAAGGAAAGCGAAAATATAGCGAGCCTTCATAATCAAATCGCTGCGTGCGACAACATCTTAGAG AAAATGGAGTTGATGTTGATGAGTTTCCAGTTAGATCTAGGGAGCATAAGTTCAGAGATACTTTTTCTACAACGTAAATCAATAGCAATGAGCCAACAGCTATCCAATAGACAAATAATCAGAGGTCCCCTTAGCCAGTTCATTGAAGACATGACAGTCTCAGAAGCTCTCATTgc GGGGATTATGGATTATCCCGTAACagagaaggaatttttaacCCAGCTGCAGACACTGAATcacaaaatcaattttgtgaAAGAACAAACTTTCAAAGAAGCGAAATCATGCTTAGATGTAAAAGATAtactagaaaaattgaaagtgaaaGCGATGGCAAAAATCAGAACATATCTTTTAGAACAGATTTACAAATTCAGAAAGCCAATGACGAATTACCAAGTGCCCCAAAACAATATGTTGaagtacaaatttttcttcgagttcATTTTAgcaaatgaaagaaatgtagCTGAAGAGATTTGTGGGGAATATGTTAGCACGATGAgtaagatatatttttcttatttcaaatCTTACTCTTCGAGGCTAATGAAATTGCAg TTCGAGGAAGGTGCTACCAAAGACGATCTGATGGGAGTTGAAGACACTGTGGGAAGAGGTATTTTTCATAAGACTACATTGAAGAATAGGGGCACTGTGTTTTCTATTGGCAATAGAGGAGATGTTTTAACTTCGCAGCTGGAAGCACCTATTATCGTACCTCACACTGCATCTAAAACAAAA TATCATTACGAAGCCTTGTTTCGCAGCGAACAGTATGCTCTTGTAGATAATGCTTGTCGAGAGTATTTGTTTTTgactgaattttttaaagtacgTGGGACACAAGCTATGGATATTTTCAACCAG GTAATGGCAAAGACGTTGAATCTGATGGTGAAAAACCTGCAATCTTTTGTGGACGACTGCTATGATACTATCGCTTTATTTCTTTGCTTACACTTGGTAATGCGTTACCAATTAACCTGCCACAAAAGAGCAGTGCCAGCATTGGATAAGTATTGGGATAATATGAACTCAGTCATTTGGCCTAG GTTTGAATatgtttttcaattgaatattcaaagcATAAAGGACTGCGATCCACTGAAACTAAACAAGGAAACTGGACCACATTAT attaCACGTAGGTATGCTGAGTTTAGTGCTGCGATGATCAGTGTAGTGGAAGGATTCCCCTGCGAAGGTGCAATACAGCTATTAGCTGAACTAAGAGAAGCTGTTCAATGCTTTTTATTAAGAATGGCAACCATATTTCCCAATAGAATCGAGCAGCTAGTTTTCCTCATCAATAACTATGATTTAGTTCTTGGTGTACTCATG gaaAGGACACGAGACAATTCAAAGGAAGCAGAAAGCTTCCGAGACCAATTAAACGCTCGTTCTGCAGAGTATGTTGAGGAAGTTTTGAATCCATACTTTGGTGGAATAATACAGTTAGTGAAAGAGTCTGAGGTGTTAATTGAGAAAGGCCAGACGGAGGATTTGAAGAAACAGGAGGGAAAAGCGTTGGGTCTTGTTCAATCGTTTACCAATAATTGGAAACGAGCAttggaagaaattaataggGAAGTACTGAACTCGTTTCCCAGTTTGGTGCTTGGAACAGCACTGGTACAGCGTGCAATGACACAATTGGTACAATACTATCACAGATTTCACAATACCTTGCCGCTGAACGCGCGAACGCAGCTAACAAACATTCATCACATAAAGgtagaaattaagaaatacaaTGCGAACAACATTTTAAACGTTGTTAGCCCAAAGTAG
- the LOC128879827 gene encoding mitochondrial import inner membrane translocase subunit Tim29, which produces MNYGQVSRLQKYKLISKLTNLIGNVSSKVKNFETPERLKGTFLERWGKYWKNVYIDYKDVAESVVKDCRERPIRASVYASFIGLGVYMNKHNPDECIFREQLLQSTMKVMQVGQSIRNPISEHHVKWLGQCYNEGIIRQLNLGIVSLIWLDNYDEACSLYKASCSYLKPRYITFYHRVVDVGFLDTWWVLESRMKDYDVNEAEFSNVEYA; this is translated from the exons ATGAATTATGGACAGGTTTCTCGACTTCAGAAGTATAaacttatttcaaaattaacgaatttgATCGGCAATGTGTCCAGCAAAGTGAAGAATTTTGAAACACCAGAGAGGTTGAAAGGAACATTCCTCGAACGATGGG GCAAATACTGGAAGAATGTTTATATAGACTACAAAGATGTAGCCGAAAGCGTTGTCAAAGACTGCAGAGAACGTCCTATACGAGCTTCTGTGTATGCTTCCT TTATAGGATTGGGTGTGTATATGAACAAGCATAATCCAGACGAATGCATCTTCAGAGAACAGTTATTGCAAAGTACTATGAAAGTAATGCAAGTGGGACAATCCATACGCAATCCCATATCCGAACATCACGTGAAGTGGCTAGGACAGTGCTATAACGAAGGAATTATACGGCAACTGAATTTAGGTatagtttctttaatttggtTGGATAACTACGATGAAGCATGTTCGCTATATAAAGCATCATGCTCTTATTTGAAACCTCGATATATAACATTCTATCACAGAGTGGTGGATGTAGGATTCTTAGATACGTGGTGGGTTTTAGAAAGTAGAATGAAAGATTATGACGTAAACGAAGCAGAATTTAGTAATGTGGAATATGCATAA